The Hyalangium ruber genome includes a window with the following:
- a CDS encoding S8 family serine peptidase, whose translation MKRWGFLGLLVLAACAPEEAPDTSSQYQVCPGVIAGVESISTSTQALNSSEPRQSDDGRQRYLVRYREAAQSNPQTVTSVGGQVRTVLRRTPALSARLSAEERALLEQHPEVVAIEPDLPLHALSLPRPPTLALLHAPVQSGSTGEYTPGLRLVQAPQVWDRDQDGTLDVGAPTGEGVRVCVIDSGIDPDQSELKQAYLDGWDFVEQDETPWDQYGDMWGEGHGTHVAGTIAAQLASGGANVSPNHDRNGVVGVSPGAQLLIARVLDTDGVAWMSDVIAALEWCSGRGAHIASMSLGGASDHPLQREAFAAAAERMLIIAAAGNSGEPMAYPAAYPGVLAVGAVNMEAQRAAFSSYGENLALMAPGVDVLSTIIHGQGTISQVSLGEERHESRAVYLAPAGTHSGKLVDCGEASTLGSCPQATCDGFVAYVERSERVPLQVQIANAMKQGARAVIFGDLPRQSALVELSIGRRGHWVPSALVSHSSAVAMRKVPGTPVDVQLHASDYAAFSGTSMATPHVTGVAALLWSARPSLTPAQVRQLLVSTARDLGPEGWDPEHGHGLVQATAALQALEAMP comes from the coding sequence ATGAAGCGCTGGGGATTCCTCGGACTTTTGGTCCTCGCGGCATGCGCTCCGGAAGAGGCGCCCGACACCAGCAGCCAGTACCAGGTGTGCCCCGGCGTCATCGCGGGAGTGGAGTCCATCTCGACTTCCACCCAGGCGCTGAACAGCTCCGAGCCCCGGCAGAGTGACGACGGGCGCCAGCGCTACCTGGTGCGCTACCGCGAGGCCGCGCAGTCCAACCCGCAGACCGTGACGAGCGTGGGAGGCCAGGTGCGCACGGTGCTGCGGCGCACGCCCGCGCTGTCGGCGCGCCTGAGCGCCGAGGAGCGCGCCCTGCTGGAGCAGCACCCCGAGGTGGTGGCCATCGAGCCGGACCTTCCGCTGCACGCGCTGAGCCTTCCCCGTCCGCCCACGCTGGCGCTGCTCCACGCGCCGGTGCAGAGCGGCAGCACGGGCGAGTACACCCCGGGCCTGCGCCTGGTGCAGGCGCCCCAGGTGTGGGACCGCGATCAGGACGGCACCCTGGATGTGGGCGCGCCCACCGGCGAGGGCGTCCGGGTGTGCGTCATCGACAGCGGGATTGATCCAGACCAGTCGGAGCTGAAGCAGGCCTACCTCGACGGCTGGGACTTCGTGGAGCAGGACGAGACGCCCTGGGACCAGTACGGGGACATGTGGGGCGAGGGCCACGGCACGCACGTGGCGGGCACCATCGCCGCGCAGCTCGCCTCGGGCGGGGCCAACGTCAGCCCGAACCATGATCGCAACGGCGTGGTGGGGGTGTCGCCCGGCGCCCAGCTGCTCATCGCCCGCGTGCTGGACACCGATGGCGTGGCGTGGATGAGCGATGTCATCGCCGCGCTCGAGTGGTGCTCGGGCCGGGGGGCGCACATCGCTTCGATGTCGCTGGGAGGCGCCTCGGACCACCCGCTGCAGCGCGAGGCCTTCGCGGCCGCCGCCGAGAGGATGCTCATCATCGCCGCGGCGGGAAACAGCGGCGAGCCCATGGCGTACCCGGCCGCCTACCCCGGAGTGCTGGCGGTGGGCGCGGTGAACATGGAGGCCCAGCGCGCCGCCTTCTCCTCTTATGGAGAGAACCTGGCGCTGATGGCGCCGGGGGTGGACGTGCTCTCCACCATCATCCACGGCCAGGGCACCATCTCCCAGGTGTCCCTGGGGGAGGAGCGCCACGAGTCACGCGCGGTGTACCTGGCGCCCGCGGGCACCCACTCCGGCAAGCTGGTGGACTGTGGGGAGGCCAGCACGCTGGGCTCCTGCCCGCAGGCCACCTGTGACGGCTTCGTCGCCTACGTGGAGCGCAGCGAGCGGGTGCCCCTGCAGGTGCAGATCGCCAATGCGATGAAGCAGGGCGCGCGCGCCGTCATCTTCGGCGACCTGCCCCGCCAGAGCGCGCTGGTGGAGCTGTCCATCGGCCGGCGGGGGCACTGGGTGCCCTCGGCGCTGGTGAGCCACAGCTCGGCCGTGGCGATGCGCAAGGTGCCGGGCACGCCCGTCGACGTGCAGCTCCATGCCTCGGACTACGCGGCGTTCTCGGGCACCTCCATGGCGACTCCGCACGTGACGGGCGTGGCGGCGCTGCTGTGGAGCGCCCGACCCTCGCTCACGCCGGCCCAGGTGCGCCAGCTGCTGGTGTCCACCGCGAGGGACTTGGGGCCCGAGGGGTGGGACCCGGAGCACGGCCATGGCCTGGTCCAGGCCACGGCGGCGCTGCAAGCCCTCGAAGCCATGCCGTAA
- a CDS encoding RDD family protein — MSEGALFGSEFSPMHTRYRLRLWAADLVDLGTAGLLGWGAARALNVEQSRVSLIAVLVGAWVVLSLVGGVRGWTLGRRLFDVRLVSQEGHAPGLPRALLRAFTALPDVLMAPLLPSRPLDRLLRVHGERTGDTIRARLRGLAVQLPWVAALALAAWFIATPTRFEAFHFLDTKLTGWKCCHGYRTHKDTWMCRRSLSLLESEARGEDPQAQALVTECPEVSARLAR; from the coding sequence ATGAGCGAAGGGGCGCTGTTCGGATCAGAGTTCTCACCGATGCACACCCGGTACCGCCTGCGGCTATGGGCGGCGGACCTGGTGGACCTGGGCACGGCCGGGCTGTTGGGCTGGGGCGCCGCGCGCGCCCTGAACGTGGAGCAGTCCCGCGTCAGCCTGATCGCCGTCCTCGTCGGCGCCTGGGTGGTGCTGTCGCTGGTGGGCGGGGTGCGCGGGTGGACGCTGGGGCGACGGCTATTCGACGTGCGCCTCGTGTCCCAGGAGGGGCACGCCCCCGGCCTGCCGCGCGCCCTGCTGCGTGCCTTCACCGCGCTGCCGGACGTGCTGATGGCGCCGCTGTTGCCCTCGCGTCCCCTGGATCGGCTGCTGCGAGTCCACGGAGAGCGGACGGGCGACACGATCCGAGCCCGGCTGCGAGGGCTGGCCGTGCAGCTGCCCTGGGTGGCCGCGCTCGCGCTCGCCGCGTGGTTCATCGCCACGCCCACCCGCTTCGAGGCCTTCCACTTCCTCGACACCAAGCTCACCGGCTGGAAGTGCTGCCACGGCTACCGCACGCACAAGGATACGTGGATGTGTCGCCGCTCGCTGTCCCTGCTGGAGAGCGAGGCCCGGGGAGAGGACCCCCAGGCCCAGGCGCTCGTCACCGAGTGCCCCGAGGTCAGCGCGCGGCTGGCACGCTGA
- a CDS encoding serine/threonine protein kinase, producing MTTETPESPRSLGRYELVHLLGQGGMGEVYLAKISGAAGFEKPCIVKTILPTLMKDRQFLDRFHHEAKVLVHLVHSSIAQVYDMGEAHGTYFMALEYVAGVDVAYLAEQARQQGQTIPVPVALYLGQRIAEGLGYAHRKAGSDGTPLGIVHRDVSPHNVMVSYEGEVKVIDFGLAKSAARSKYTLPATVMGKLGYMSPEQARAEPLDHRSDIYSCGVVVWELLAGQPLVPHGTVGEMMAAMANPSVPALSALRPDVDPALDAVVRRALAPHPQDRYARADEFARALNEQLLRASASLGAEEVGNYVRALCPEAFSAQRQLISRISGVRRPPSTPPGTGVMATGVSPLPPGMAAMTGLEATSVRPLEEMQAQGMSATPRPLVSPVPGALVPAAVPSVPASGSDAVAVAASNANDVRRWKLLALGLGALLLVGASVGGTVYFLRGVEASHPSVVVLNEAGHPLPSSERGRPPPARMGPDGRPHHPRLGPDGRPLPPPHLGPDGRPLPPHLGEPMPPPHGEAPQGEPPEGAARWEQQGHPPPSMGSEKQPGGEPSSETIPAAGAEGSASTVPAVAAVGSAVAAPAVATQAPAKARPERPQPHAAPEDSTQWIQVTSHALPLRHVEKLRYRVPGGYAAGLREGMRVPVVGEGRPGRHPLLGFATVRRAEHTAAVVILDPNIRGASGARFVVPPTAAPPEAVAAPQAPAAPEPPAAPVPPRTLTGGVKRSSFMRLGVDKGLVIQNSDGQAWRDCKATLSGKRRLEIQLVRRSKSVTVGLGDFKHHVGAPELDEDKLLLECEQGTALFDIPR from the coding sequence ATGACGACAGAAACCCCAGAATCGCCGCGCAGCCTCGGGCGCTATGAGCTGGTCCACCTGCTGGGCCAGGGCGGTATGGGCGAGGTGTATCTCGCCAAGATTTCGGGCGCGGCGGGCTTCGAGAAGCCGTGCATCGTGAAGACGATTCTTCCGACGCTCATGAAGGATCGGCAGTTCCTCGATCGCTTCCACCACGAGGCCAAGGTGCTGGTGCATCTGGTGCATTCGTCGATCGCCCAGGTGTACGACATGGGCGAGGCCCACGGCACCTACTTCATGGCGCTGGAGTACGTGGCCGGCGTGGACGTGGCGTACCTGGCGGAGCAGGCGCGCCAGCAGGGCCAGACCATCCCCGTGCCGGTGGCGCTCTACCTGGGCCAGCGCATCGCCGAGGGGCTGGGCTATGCCCACCGCAAGGCGGGCTCCGACGGCACGCCGCTGGGCATCGTCCACCGAGACGTGTCCCCGCACAACGTCATGGTGTCCTACGAGGGCGAGGTGAAGGTCATCGACTTCGGCCTCGCCAAATCCGCCGCGCGCAGCAAGTACACGCTGCCCGCCACGGTGATGGGCAAGCTGGGCTACATGTCGCCGGAGCAGGCCCGCGCCGAGCCGCTGGACCACCGCAGCGACATCTATTCGTGTGGCGTGGTGGTGTGGGAGCTGCTCGCGGGCCAGCCGCTCGTGCCCCACGGCACCGTGGGGGAGATGATGGCCGCCATGGCCAACCCCTCCGTGCCCGCGCTCTCCGCGCTGCGGCCGGATGTGGACCCGGCGCTCGACGCGGTGGTGCGCCGCGCGCTGGCGCCCCACCCGCAGGACCGCTACGCCCGCGCCGACGAGTTCGCCCGCGCCCTCAATGAGCAGCTCTTGCGCGCCAGCGCCTCGCTGGGCGCCGAGGAGGTGGGCAACTACGTCAGGGCGCTGTGTCCCGAGGCCTTCTCCGCGCAGCGCCAGCTCATCTCCCGCATCTCCGGCGTGCGCCGTCCGCCTTCCACGCCGCCGGGGACGGGGGTGATGGCGACGGGCGTCTCTCCGCTGCCGCCCGGCATGGCGGCGATGACGGGGCTGGAGGCCACCTCGGTGCGCCCGCTGGAGGAGATGCAGGCGCAGGGCATGTCCGCCACGCCGCGGCCCCTGGTCTCCCCGGTGCCGGGGGCTCTGGTGCCCGCCGCCGTGCCCTCCGTGCCCGCGTCGGGCTCCGACGCCGTGGCCGTCGCGGCCTCGAACGCGAACGATGTGCGCCGCTGGAAGCTGCTGGCGCTCGGGCTGGGCGCGCTCCTGTTGGTGGGGGCCTCCGTCGGCGGCACCGTGTACTTCCTGCGCGGCGTGGAGGCTTCGCATCCTTCCGTGGTGGTGCTCAACGAAGCCGGGCACCCGCTGCCATCTTCCGAGCGCGGGCGCCCACCCCCTGCGCGCATGGGGCCTGACGGAAGACCCCACCATCCGCGGCTGGGGCCGGACGGGCGACCTCTGCCGCCGCCGCATCTGGGGCCTGACGGGCGACCCCTGCCGCCGCATCTGGGGGAGCCGATGCCTCCTCCACACGGAGAGGCGCCACAGGGGGAACCTCCGGAAGGAGCGGCTCGGTGGGAGCAGCAGGGACACCCTCCGCCTTCCATGGGTTCAGAGAAGCAGCCCGGGGGCGAGCCGTCGTCGGAGACGATTCCCGCCGCGGGCGCCGAGGGCTCCGCGTCCACGGTCCCCGCCGTCGCGGCAGTGGGCTCGGCGGTGGCCGCTCCGGCCGTGGCGACCCAGGCGCCCGCGAAGGCGCGCCCCGAGCGTCCCCAGCCCCATGCGGCGCCAGAGGATTCGACTCAGTGGATTCAGGTGACGAGCCACGCGTTGCCCCTGCGCCATGTGGAGAAGCTCCGGTACCGCGTGCCGGGGGGTTATGCCGCGGGGCTTCGAGAGGGCATGCGGGTTCCCGTGGTGGGCGAGGGGAGGCCCGGCCGGCATCCGCTGCTCGGGTTCGCGACGGTGCGGCGGGCCGAGCACACGGCGGCGGTGGTCATCCTCGATCCGAACATTCGCGGCGCCAGCGGGGCGCGCTTCGTGGTGCCACCCACGGCGGCGCCTCCCGAGGCGGTGGCGGCTCCCCAGGCGCCGGCGGCCCCGGAGCCGCCCGCCGCTCCCGTACCGCCCAGGACCCTGACGGGAGGCGTCAAGCGCTCGAGCTTCATGCGACTGGGCGTCGACAAGGGGCTCGTCATCCAGAACTCGGATGGCCAGGCCTGGCGGGACTGCAAGGCCACGCTCTCGGGCAAACGTCGGCTGGAGATCCAGCTCGTGCGCAGGAGCAAGAGCGTGACGGTCGGCTTGGGCGACTTCAAGCACCACGTGGGAGCGCCCGAGCTCGACGAGGACAAGCTCCTCCTCGAGTGCGAGCAGGGCACCGCCCTGTTCGACATCCCGCGCTAG
- a CDS encoding SDR family NAD(P)-dependent oxidoreductase: MSRKVALITGASAGLGEQFAQCFARDGHDVILVARTAARLETLASKLEQEHKIKAHVLAADLARPEEPQRIFEEVRTRNLEVEFLVNNAGFGSSGPFLEQELAREAEMVEVNCTALLKLSHLFARPMRERGSGRILNVASTAGFQPGPYMATYYATKAFVVSFSEALAHELKGSGVTVTCHCPGATHTEFASRAGNDKSRLFQRPGVAKASDVAADAYAAMMKGRVLAIHGLVNWLGAASVRFAPRGVVRSIAANLNRQ, from the coding sequence ATGTCACGCAAAGTCGCGTTGATCACCGGTGCATCGGCGGGCCTCGGAGAGCAGTTCGCGCAGTGCTTCGCCCGGGATGGGCACGACGTCATCCTGGTGGCACGCACCGCCGCGCGCCTGGAGACGCTGGCCTCCAAGCTCGAGCAGGAACACAAAATAAAGGCCCACGTACTCGCAGCCGATCTCGCCCGCCCGGAGGAGCCTCAACGCATCTTCGAGGAGGTGCGCACCCGGAACCTGGAGGTGGAGTTCCTCGTCAACAACGCGGGCTTTGGCTCCTCGGGCCCCTTCCTGGAGCAGGAGCTGGCGCGAGAGGCGGAGATGGTGGAGGTGAACTGCACCGCGCTGCTGAAGCTGAGCCACCTCTTCGCGCGGCCGATGCGCGAGCGCGGCAGTGGGCGCATCCTCAACGTGGCGTCCACCGCGGGCTTCCAGCCCGGCCCGTACATGGCCACCTACTACGCGACGAAGGCGTTCGTGGTGTCCTTCTCGGAAGCCCTGGCGCACGAGCTCAAGGGCAGCGGCGTGACAGTCACCTGCCACTGCCCCGGGGCCACGCACACGGAGTTCGCCTCACGTGCCGGCAATGACAAGTCCCGCCTCTTCCAGCGTCCGGGTGTAGCCAAGGCCTCCGACGTGGCCGCCGACGCCTACGCGGCGATGATGAAGGGACGGGTGCTCGCGATTCACGGCCTGGTCAACTGGCTCGGCGCGGCATCGGTGCGCTTTGCCCCACGCGGAGTGGTGCGCTCCATCGCGGCCAACCTCAACCGGCAGTAG
- a CDS encoding VOC family protein — translation MFPMLSTESLERAVGFYKELLGGVETYRFPDSGPPAFIALRLGESELGIGAIGSAAPLHGQPQRPAQGHRIELCVYVDDVDATIERLRSGGVPVLLEPIDQPWGERVAYVADPDGNLVMLTR, via the coding sequence ATGTTTCCGATGCTCTCCACGGAGAGCCTGGAGCGAGCAGTCGGCTTCTACAAAGAGCTGCTGGGCGGTGTTGAGACCTATCGCTTCCCAGACTCAGGGCCGCCCGCCTTCATCGCGCTGCGGCTGGGCGAGTCGGAGCTGGGAATCGGCGCTATCGGCTCAGCCGCTCCGCTGCACGGACAACCGCAGCGCCCAGCCCAAGGCCATCGCATCGAGTTGTGCGTCTACGTCGATGATGTGGACGCGACCATCGAGAGACTGCGGTCCGGTGGCGTCCCAGTGCTCCTCGAACCGATCGATCAGCCCTGGGGTGAACGCGTGGCCTATGTGGCCGACCCGGACGGGAACCTGGTGATGCTCACCCGCTGA
- a CDS encoding cytochrome-c peroxidase has translation MKNSSRRSARLITLATLGLALSACESEEPFPNFDELTRLNELHTMTRKPPADTTNRLADDVRAASLGHRLFDDPGLSSCGTVSCKSCHDGEGKTVKEPTALGCNGNRTGRNPPTTLNADYNRWFMWDGRADRLWNQAILPLTSPIEMDSNATVVRARLNAVASYAGEYQELFNKSPDATGDDELLANVGKLLQAYERTTNRTAAPFDEDVKRFIAAVDAGTEKDDPAYLGLKTYFRKGQCIVCHKGVTMADNLFHNIGVKDASAGAPGQVDATQKMLDWTFNAAGPYSDRRDGADALRLEAVRSDLVNKRFEFEGAYKTPTLRNIALTGPYMHTGELATLADVVEFYDKGGDPVGTFVGTKTVTIQELGLTDEEKASLVKLLESMTGAL, from the coding sequence GTGAAGAACTCGAGCCGGCGAAGTGCCCGACTGATCACCCTGGCCACGCTGGGACTGGCGCTCAGTGCGTGTGAGTCCGAAGAGCCCTTCCCCAACTTCGACGAGCTGACGCGGCTGAACGAGCTGCACACCATGACGCGCAAGCCGCCGGCGGATACGACGAACCGGCTGGCGGATGATGTGCGGGCCGCCTCGCTGGGACACCGGCTCTTCGACGACCCGGGCCTGTCGAGCTGCGGCACGGTGTCCTGCAAGAGCTGCCACGACGGCGAGGGCAAGACGGTGAAGGAGCCCACGGCGCTGGGGTGCAACGGCAACCGCACGGGCCGCAACCCGCCCACCACGCTGAACGCGGACTACAACCGCTGGTTCATGTGGGACGGGCGCGCCGACCGGCTGTGGAACCAGGCCATCCTGCCGCTGACGAGCCCCATCGAGATGGACTCCAACGCGACCGTCGTCCGGGCGCGGCTCAACGCGGTGGCGTCATACGCGGGCGAGTACCAGGAGCTGTTCAACAAGAGCCCGGACGCCACGGGGGATGACGAGCTGCTGGCCAACGTGGGCAAGCTCCTCCAGGCCTACGAGCGGACAACGAACCGCACGGCGGCGCCCTTCGACGAGGACGTGAAGCGCTTCATCGCCGCGGTGGATGCCGGCACCGAGAAGGATGATCCGGCGTACCTCGGATTGAAGACGTACTTCCGCAAGGGCCAGTGCATCGTCTGCCACAAGGGCGTGACGATGGCCGACAACCTCTTCCACAACATCGGCGTGAAGGACGCCAGCGCCGGGGCGCCCGGTCAGGTGGACGCGACGCAGAAGATGCTGGACTGGACGTTCAACGCGGCGGGCCCGTACAGCGACCGGCGGGACGGGGCGGACGCGCTGCGGCTGGAGGCGGTGCGCTCGGACCTGGTGAACAAGCGCTTCGAGTTCGAGGGCGCTTACAAGACGCCCACGCTGCGCAACATCGCGCTGACGGGGCCGTACATGCACACCGGCGAGCTGGCCACGCTGGCGGACGTCGTCGAGTTCTATGACAAGGGCGGCGACCCGGTGGGCACCTTCGTGGGCACGAAGACGGTGACCATCCAGGAGCTGGGCCTGACGGACGAGGAGAAGGCGTCGCTGGTCAAGCTGCTCGAGTCGATGACGGGCGCGCTGTAG